GGGAGCGCTGAAGGATTGCGGGATCTTCACGAATCTCAAGGAGAGCAGATATCAAATAGCGGCTAGAACGGACAGGGGTGTTGGGGCGCTTGCACAAGTTTTAGCGATGAACACCCTCAAGACCCCCGAAGTGGAGGAGATCAATTCAAGGCTTCCGGAGGATGTTGTAGTGCTCGGCGTTGGTGTTGCGGATAAGGATTTCAACCCGAGAAGAGATGTCGTCGCGAAACATTACAAATACGTGTGCGAAGTACCGGAAAACTTCAACGTGGAGATTGCGAAGGAGGCTGCCTCGATGCTTGTCGGTAAACACGATTTCAGATTTTTCTGCGCAAGGGAAAAGGGGAAGACGACAGAAGGGAAAATCCTGCTCGCGAGAGTTGATGTGGGAAAGCATCTCACGTTCGATTTCGTTGCGCCGGCCTTTCTCAGGCAGCAGGTCAGGAGAATGGTTCAGGCTTTGCTTGAGGTCGGAATCGGAGTGATCGACCTGGAATATTTTTCAGATGCTTTAAACGGAAAGGTTACCAGGTCTTTCAGGCCTGCTCCGCCAGAAGGGCTTTTTCTGGCAAACATCACCTATCGTAGACTTCTTATCCCGAGGGATGAGAAAGCGGTCGAGAGGTTTGTCTCATTTCTGCGTAAGAAAGGAGATCTCCGAGCACGCGCAATGATCGAAGTTCTTTCAGGACTCACCTAATTTCTATTCTCTCTCCCTTCTCCTCCTCTTTCAGCCGCTTTAGGGTTACCTCGAGTATCCCGTCGGAGTATGTCGCATCAGCGCTCTTCGGATCGACCTTTGCCGGAAGGTCTATTTCCTTGTAGTATTTTCTTTCAGGCTTGTCGACCGAAATCGTTAGTTTGCTCTCTGTTGCGTAAAGTTCTATGTCTTCTCTCTTTACTCCGGGAAGTTCTGCCGTTACTTTAACGAACTTTGGTGTGGTTACGACATCGACGATGGGCTCTCTCACTTCGCTGGGCGCGAGGAAAGGACCTTCCGGTTTAACATTTCCGAATGTCCGGATCTTTGGCACGCCGTCTGGGCCGATCGTCATCGAATATCCATAGACGATGGGTCCGAAGGTTCTGATTCTCGTGCCGTCCGGGAGCTCCTTTTCTCTGAAGAGTTCCTTTGGTGCTCTCGCTGAAATTTCTTTGAAAATGTTCTCGAACATCCTATCCATCTCCCTCATGAAACGTCTGAAGTATCTCGGCCAAGGCCATTCATCGTCTTCCCAGAATTCCACATTTCTCACCCGATTAGTTTTGTCGAATGGGAAGTCTATTAATCTTTTTGCGGTATTAGAT
This window of the Candidatus Hadarchaeales archaeon genome carries:
- the truA gene encoding tRNA pseudouridine(38-40) synthase TruA yields the protein MRHAFLVAYEGSNYYGFVRQPGGVPTVESVLLGALKDCGIFTNLKESRYQIAARTDRGVGALAQVLAMNTLKTPEVEEINSRLPEDVVVLGVGVADKDFNPRRDVVAKHYKYVCEVPENFNVEIAKEAASMLVGKHDFRFFCAREKGKTTEGKILLARVDVGKHLTFDFVAPAFLRQQVRRMVQALLEVGIGVIDLEYFSDALNGKVTRSFRPAPPEGLFLANITYRRLLIPRDEKAVERFVSFLRKKGDLRARAMIEVLSGLT
- the hsp20 gene encoding archaeal heat shock protein Hsp20, coding for MEFWEDDEWPWPRYFRRFMREMDRMFENIFKEISARAPKELFREKELPDGTRIRTFGPIVYGYSMTIGPDGVPKIRTFGNVKPEGPFLAPSEVREPIVDVVTTPKFVKVTAELPGVKREDIELYATESKLTISVDKPERKYYKEIDLPAKVDPKSADATYSDGILEVTLKRLKEEEKGERIEIR